From Corallococcus silvisoli, one genomic window encodes:
- a CDS encoding type I polyketide synthase, which translates to MSPPQGNLSPLKQAYLALEQLQARLDAAERARTEPIAIIGMGCRFPGGADTPERFWRLLREGVDAVGEIPSDRWDVDAYYDPNPEAPGKIYTRQGAFVPDPHLFDASFFGLSPREANSLDPQQRLLLEVAWEALEDAGYSPQQLSRSRTGVFIGIGQNDYTHLQLLAGDPTRISAYAGTGNGFCFASGRLSHVLGLQGPNMAVDTACSSSLVAVHLASQSLRTGECELALVGGVQRILAPEITVFLSRTRALAPDGRCKTFDASADGYGRGEGCGMVVLKRLSKALEAGDRILGVIRGSAVNHDGPSSGFTVPNGEAQQALIREALRTAGVPPSRVSYVEAHGTGTSLGDPIEVRALAAALGEGRTLDQPLLIGSVKTNIGHLEAAAGVAGLIKVVLGLQHRLIPPHLHLKQPTPHLPWAELPIRIPTTPTRFPVSGERLVAGVSSFGISGTNAHVLLEEAPEHAAPRAGPERPLHVLTLSARGEPALDALVARYATHLENTPDAPLGDLCFTANAGRAHFRHRLSVAAGSSEELRARLAELQRGGSAPGSLRTHVPETGAPRIAFLFTGQGSQYPGMGRELYETQPAFRRTLEQCQELLRDELDRPLLEVLYPAPGATSPIDETAYTQPALFALEYALAALWRSWGVEPSTVAGHSVGEYVAACVAGVFSLEEGLRLIARRGLLMQELPRDGAMAAVFADEARVAEALRPHARELAIAAVNGPRDVVLSGRREALQQVLAELGRHGVGSRPLNTSHAFHSPLMEPMLAAFEQAAARVTFSPPRITLISNLTGLPATKHQLGRDYWVQHVRAPVRFAASVAALRERECELFLELGPKPVLSELGRQLDPDGRCAWLPSLSKGRRDWQVTLQSLQELYGRGVPVDWVGFDSGYSRRRIALPTYPFQRQRFWVESPPSARPGRSTAPHAPRTAHPLLGQRVPSALRQRLFEARVGPETPGFLGDHRVLGTPVFPGAGYVELALAAGASWLGTPRLELEDVSFQKALHLGGEVTLQLILTPEDDATASFQVHSTRAETPDDEPTWTLHASGRLRALHEAAPPAVNVAAWEADAGQPLDVSRYYQTCREQGLDYGPGFQALERLSRNDVEAVGRIRLPEVLALDAEPYLLHPVLLDACLQVLGAPMADRGAEGTYLPAGFGRLRLHHRPGTSLVCKARVGRVEEADPSRLVADLHLVASDGTPIAEIERLSIVRVERDTLTSQHAETERWLHEVRWQEKPPEARLPTTAHGRWLLFSHGAIGLELQRRLRAQGEACVRVEPAGAWEQVGPEDYRVDPSRPEDFARLLGELTAPGLPPLRGVAYLWPADASGPEPLPQSLGCEGLLHLVQALVAGTRAPPRLWLVTCGAQAVSQQPRALHPHQATLWGMGRALATEHPELKCTCVDVEPGTGDEQAETARALFDALWSPDEEDQLALREGRRYVARLARYRPEDSPLPSAPVDGPVQLRIPRTGALEALRLEPLTRRAPGPGEVELAVRATGLNFRDVLQALGMVTPVSAEGRALTAGELHFGFECGGTVERVGEGVSHLRPGDEVIAAQAIGSLGSFVTVNAAFVIHKPAALSHTDAATLPIAFLTAHHGLHGLARLGPGQTVLIHAAAGGVGMAAVQLALRAGAQVFATASPSKWEALRALGVKHLMNSRTLDFREQVMTLTGGRGVDVVLNSLNGDFLSASFALCAPGGRFIEIGKLGILDAAEAHRRRPDVDYLPFDLGQVAQEDPARIASMLRDLMECFERGTLQPLPARVFPLSEAEGAFRHMAQARHVGKVVLEQPMTTAPRASGSPVRSSPGHGRGVGPEGTYLITGGRGALGMEVARWMARQGAHHLVLASRSPPSQESQDLAARLAHEGVTVRLERMDVALRPDVDRVLESLRASMPPLRGVIHSAGVLSDGVLRQQDSERLGRVLAPKVAGGWNLHQATAEDRLDFFVCFSSAAALLGTPGQGLYAAANAFLDALAGARRAQGLPGLSINWGPWAEVGMAAGVGGGQQERWKSHGLGTLPTAQALEVLERLLRQESPQVAVLPMDWARFAREAPHRARAPFLETLTRGSRPAGEQRPRLLKQLSETPSSERRSLLMTYVRVQVARVLGLGERAVIEPRQRLFDLGLDSLTAVELKNTLEGDVSQHLGATLLFNHPTVEALTEHLSGLLGLETEAPAPRETPAHEELDAFLDGLDGMSDQEISQRLLGRPAHEKGTP; encoded by the coding sequence ATGTCGCCACCGCAAGGCAACCTCTCGCCGCTGAAGCAGGCATACTTGGCCCTCGAGCAGCTTCAGGCCCGGCTCGACGCCGCCGAGCGCGCCCGGACGGAGCCCATCGCCATCATCGGCATGGGCTGCCGCTTCCCAGGAGGCGCGGACACCCCGGAGCGCTTCTGGCGGCTGCTCCGCGAGGGCGTGGACGCGGTCGGCGAGATTCCCTCGGACCGCTGGGACGTGGACGCGTACTACGACCCGAACCCGGAGGCGCCCGGGAAGATCTACACGCGGCAGGGCGCCTTCGTGCCGGATCCGCACCTCTTCGACGCCTCCTTCTTCGGCCTCTCCCCGCGCGAGGCCAACAGCCTCGACCCCCAGCAGCGGCTCCTGCTGGAGGTGGCCTGGGAGGCGCTGGAGGACGCGGGGTACTCCCCCCAGCAGCTCTCGCGCAGCCGGACGGGCGTCTTCATCGGCATCGGCCAGAACGACTACACGCACCTCCAGCTCCTGGCGGGAGACCCGACCCGCATCAGCGCCTACGCGGGCACGGGCAACGGCTTCTGCTTCGCCTCCGGACGCCTGTCCCACGTGCTCGGCCTCCAGGGCCCCAACATGGCCGTGGACACCGCGTGCTCGTCCTCGCTGGTGGCGGTGCATCTGGCCAGCCAGAGCCTGCGCACCGGAGAGTGCGAGCTGGCCCTCGTGGGAGGGGTGCAGCGCATCCTGGCCCCGGAGATCACCGTCTTCCTTTCGCGGACGCGGGCGCTCGCTCCCGACGGCCGGTGCAAGACGTTCGACGCCTCGGCGGATGGGTACGGCCGTGGCGAGGGCTGCGGCATGGTGGTGCTCAAGCGCCTGTCCAAGGCGCTCGAAGCGGGCGACCGCATCCTCGGGGTCATCCGCGGATCCGCCGTCAACCATGACGGCCCGAGCAGCGGCTTCACCGTCCCCAATGGAGAGGCGCAGCAGGCGCTGATCCGCGAGGCGCTGCGCACCGCAGGCGTCCCGCCCTCGCGGGTGTCCTACGTCGAGGCCCACGGCACGGGGACCTCGCTGGGCGATCCCATCGAGGTCCGCGCGCTGGCGGCCGCGCTGGGCGAGGGACGCACGCTGGACCAGCCGCTGCTCATCGGGTCGGTGAAGACGAACATCGGCCACCTCGAGGCCGCGGCCGGCGTGGCGGGGCTCATCAAGGTCGTGCTGGGACTCCAGCACCGGCTCATCCCCCCGCACCTCCACCTGAAGCAGCCGACGCCGCACCTGCCCTGGGCGGAGCTTCCCATCCGGATCCCCACCACGCCCACGCGCTTCCCCGTGAGCGGGGAGCGTCTCGTCGCGGGCGTCAGCTCGTTCGGAATCAGCGGCACCAACGCGCACGTCCTCCTGGAGGAGGCGCCGGAGCACGCCGCCCCGCGAGCCGGCCCCGAGCGGCCCTTGCACGTGTTGACCCTGTCCGCGCGCGGCGAGCCCGCCCTGGACGCGCTCGTGGCGAGGTACGCGACCCACCTGGAGAACACCCCCGATGCACCGCTCGGGGACCTGTGCTTCACGGCCAACGCGGGACGCGCGCACTTCCGCCATCGACTGAGCGTGGCGGCGGGCTCCTCCGAGGAGCTGCGCGCCCGGCTCGCCGAGCTTCAGCGCGGAGGGTCCGCACCAGGCAGCCTCCGGACGCATGTCCCGGAGACCGGCGCCCCGCGGATCGCCTTCCTCTTCACGGGCCAGGGCTCGCAGTACCCGGGCATGGGACGGGAGCTGTACGAGACGCAGCCGGCCTTCCGGCGCACGCTCGAGCAGTGCCAGGAGCTGCTCCGCGACGAGCTGGATCGGCCGCTGCTGGAGGTGCTCTACCCGGCTCCTGGCGCGACGTCTCCCATCGACGAGACGGCCTACACGCAGCCGGCCCTCTTCGCGCTCGAGTACGCGCTGGCGGCGCTCTGGCGGTCGTGGGGCGTCGAGCCATCCACGGTCGCCGGGCACAGCGTGGGCGAGTACGTGGCCGCCTGTGTCGCGGGGGTGTTCAGCCTGGAGGAGGGGCTGCGACTGATTGCCCGGCGGGGGCTCCTGATGCAGGAGCTGCCCCGGGATGGAGCCATGGCCGCGGTGTTCGCGGACGAGGCACGGGTGGCCGAAGCCCTCCGGCCCCATGCCCGCGAGCTGGCGATCGCCGCCGTGAACGGGCCTCGCGACGTGGTCCTCTCGGGTCGGAGAGAAGCGCTCCAGCAGGTGCTCGCGGAGCTTGGCCGCCACGGGGTGGGCTCGCGGCCGTTGAACACCTCCCACGCCTTCCACTCGCCGCTGATGGAGCCGATGCTGGCGGCCTTCGAGCAGGCGGCGGCGCGGGTGACCTTCTCACCGCCGCGAATCACGCTCATCTCCAACCTCACGGGACTGCCGGCGACGAAACACCAGCTGGGCCGCGACTACTGGGTCCAGCACGTGCGGGCTCCCGTCCGCTTCGCGGCGAGCGTGGCGGCGCTGCGGGAGCGCGAGTGCGAGCTGTTCCTGGAGCTGGGCCCCAAGCCGGTCCTCTCGGAGCTGGGCCGCCAGCTGGACCCGGACGGGCGATGCGCATGGCTCCCGTCGCTGTCCAAGGGAAGGCGCGATTGGCAGGTGACGCTCCAGAGTCTCCAGGAGCTCTACGGCCGGGGTGTGCCCGTGGACTGGGTGGGCTTCGACAGCGGCTACTCGCGCCGCCGGATCGCGTTGCCGACCTATCCCTTCCAGCGGCAGCGCTTCTGGGTGGAGTCCCCGCCCTCCGCGCGCCCGGGAAGGTCCACCGCCCCGCACGCCCCCCGAACGGCCCACCCGCTCCTGGGCCAGCGCGTGCCCTCCGCCCTGCGGCAGCGGCTGTTCGAGGCCCGGGTGGGCCCGGAGACCCCAGGCTTCCTGGGCGATCACCGCGTGCTCGGGACCCCGGTCTTCCCCGGGGCTGGCTATGTCGAGCTGGCGCTGGCCGCGGGGGCCTCCTGGCTCGGCACACCCCGTCTGGAGCTGGAGGACGTGTCCTTCCAGAAGGCGCTGCACCTGGGCGGTGAGGTGACGCTCCAGCTCATCCTCACGCCCGAGGACGACGCGACCGCCTCGTTCCAGGTCCACAGCACGCGGGCCGAAACACCGGACGACGAGCCCACCTGGACGCTCCACGCGAGCGGACGGCTGCGCGCGCTCCATGAGGCAGCGCCCCCCGCGGTGAACGTCGCCGCCTGGGAAGCGGACGCGGGACAGCCGCTGGACGTCAGTCGCTACTACCAGACGTGCCGCGAGCAGGGCCTCGACTACGGCCCGGGCTTCCAGGCGCTCGAACGGCTCTCGCGCAATGACGTGGAGGCCGTGGGACGGATCCGCCTTCCGGAGGTGCTCGCGCTCGACGCCGAGCCCTACCTCCTGCACCCGGTGCTGCTGGATGCGTGCCTGCAAGTGCTCGGTGCGCCCATGGCGGACCGGGGTGCGGAGGGGACCTATCTCCCGGCGGGATTCGGACGGCTCCGCCTCCACCACCGTCCTGGCACCAGTCTGGTGTGCAAGGCGCGCGTGGGGCGGGTGGAGGAGGCCGATCCCTCCCGGCTCGTGGCCGACCTGCACCTGGTCGCCTCCGATGGGACTCCCATCGCGGAGATCGAACGGCTCTCCATCGTTCGAGTGGAGCGCGACACGCTCACGTCCCAGCACGCGGAGACAGAGCGCTGGCTGCACGAGGTCCGCTGGCAGGAGAAGCCACCCGAGGCACGCCTTCCGACCACCGCGCACGGCCGCTGGCTGCTCTTCAGCCATGGCGCCATCGGGCTGGAGCTCCAGCGGCGGTTGCGAGCCCAGGGCGAAGCCTGTGTCCGTGTGGAGCCAGCGGGCGCATGGGAACAGGTCGGTCCGGAGGACTACCGCGTCGACCCCTCGCGGCCGGAGGACTTCGCGCGGCTGCTCGGGGAGCTCACGGCGCCCGGCCTGCCGCCCCTGCGTGGGGTGGCGTACCTCTGGCCCGCTGACGCGTCGGGGCCCGAGCCGCTTCCCCAGTCGCTGGGCTGCGAAGGACTGCTGCACCTCGTGCAGGCGCTGGTCGCCGGAACCCGGGCGCCTCCGCGCCTGTGGCTGGTGACGTGTGGCGCCCAGGCCGTGTCCCAGCAGCCTCGGGCGCTGCATCCGCATCAAGCGACGTTGTGGGGCATGGGGCGCGCGCTCGCGACCGAACACCCGGAGCTGAAGTGCACCTGCGTCGACGTCGAACCCGGCACCGGCGACGAGCAGGCGGAGACGGCGCGGGCCCTGTTCGACGCGCTTTGGAGCCCGGATGAAGAGGACCAGCTCGCCCTGCGCGAGGGCCGGAGGTATGTGGCGCGACTCGCGCGCTACCGGCCGGAGGACTCCCCCCTGCCCTCCGCGCCCGTGGACGGCCCGGTCCAGCTCCGCATCCCCCGCACGGGCGCGCTGGAGGCCCTTCGCCTGGAGCCGCTGACCCGGCGCGCTCCAGGTCCTGGCGAGGTGGAGCTCGCCGTCCGCGCCACCGGGCTCAACTTCCGGGACGTGCTCCAGGCGCTGGGCATGGTCACTCCGGTCTCGGCGGAGGGCCGCGCGCTGACGGCGGGCGAGCTGCACTTCGGCTTCGAGTGCGGCGGCACCGTGGAGCGCGTCGGCGAGGGCGTCTCGCACCTGCGGCCCGGCGACGAGGTCATCGCGGCCCAGGCGATTGGCAGCCTGGGCAGCTTCGTGACGGTGAACGCCGCGTTCGTCATCCACAAGCCCGCGGCGCTGAGCCACACCGACGCGGCCACCCTCCCCATCGCGTTCCTCACCGCGCACCATGGGCTGCACGGACTGGCGCGGCTGGGCCCTGGGCAGACCGTGCTCATCCACGCGGCCGCTGGCGGGGTGGGCATGGCCGCCGTCCAGCTCGCGCTGCGGGCGGGTGCCCAGGTCTTCGCCACCGCGAGCCCGAGCAAGTGGGAGGCCCTGCGCGCGCTCGGGGTGAAGCACCTGATGAACTCGCGCACGCTCGACTTCCGCGAGCAGGTGATGACCCTCACGGGTGGGCGCGGCGTGGACGTCGTGCTCAACAGCCTCAACGGCGACTTCCTCTCCGCCAGCTTCGCGCTCTGCGCGCCCGGCGGTCGCTTCATCGAGATCGGCAAGCTGGGGATCCTCGATGCGGCCGAGGCCCACCGGCGCAGGCCCGACGTCGACTACCTGCCCTTCGACCTGGGACAGGTGGCCCAGGAAGACCCCGCGCGAATCGCCTCCATGCTGCGCGACCTGATGGAGTGCTTCGAGCGCGGCACGCTCCAGCCACTCCCTGCTCGGGTCTTCCCACTGAGCGAGGCCGAGGGCGCGTTCCGCCACATGGCCCAGGCCCGCCATGTCGGCAAGGTGGTGCTGGAGCAGCCCATGACCACGGCTCCGCGAGCCTCCGGATCGCCGGTGCGCTCGAGCCCAGGCCACGGGAGAGGCGTGGGTCCGGAGGGCACGTACCTCATCACCGGCGGACGGGGTGCGCTCGGCATGGAGGTGGCGCGGTGGATGGCCCGTCAGGGTGCCCACCATCTCGTGCTGGCCTCCCGGTCCCCACCCTCGCAGGAGAGCCAGGACCTCGCGGCCCGGCTCGCGCACGAGGGCGTCACCGTGCGGCTGGAGCGGATGGACGTGGCCCTGCGCCCCGACGTCGACCGCGTCCTGGAGTCCCTCCGCGCGTCGATGCCTCCACTGCGAGGCGTGATCCACTCCGCCGGAGTCCTCTCCGATGGCGTCCTTCGCCAGCAGGACTCCGAGCGGCTGGGGCGCGTGCTGGCCCCCAAGGTGGCCGGAGGGTGGAACCTCCACCAGGCGACGGCGGAGGACCGGCTCGACTTCTTCGTCTGCTTCTCCTCCGCGGCGGCGCTGCTCGGCACACCGGGACAGGGGCTCTACGCGGCGGCCAATGCCTTTCTCGATGCCCTGGCCGGAGCGCGGCGCGCGCAGGGGCTCCCGGGGCTGAGCATCAACTGGGGGCCCTGGGCGGAGGTGGGGATGGCGGCGGGCGTGGGTGGCGGACAGCAGGAGCGCTGGAAGAGCCATGGGCTGGGGACCCTCCCGACCGCGCAGGCGCTCGAAGTGCTGGAGCGGCTGCTGCGGCAGGAGTCTCCCCAGGTGGCGGTGCTGCCCATGGACTGGGCGAGGTTCGCGCGAGAAGCGCCCCACCGCGCCCGAGCCCCCTTCCTCGAAACGCTCACCCGAGGCTCCAGGCCCGCGGGGGAGCAGCGCCCCAGGCTGCTGAAGCAGCTCTCGGAGACACCGTCGAGCGAGCGCCGCTCACTGTTGATGACCTACGTCCGAGTGCAGGTGGCCCGCGTGCTCGGCCTGGGCGAGCGGGCCGTCATCGAGCCGCGCCAGCGCCTGTTCGACCTGGGGCTCGACTCGCTCACCGCGGTGGAGCTGAAGAACACCCTGGAGGGTGACGTGAGCCAGCACCTGGGCGCCACCCTGCTCTTCAACCACCCCACCGTCGAAGCCCTGACGGAGCACCTGTCCGGGTTGCTCGGGCTGGAGACCGAGGCCCCCGCGCCACGGGAAACCCCGGCCCACGAAGAGCTGGATGCCTTCCTCGATGGCCTCGACGGCATGTCGGACCAGGAGATCTCGCAACGACTCCTCGGGCGCCCCGCGCACGAGAAGGGGACGCCATGA